The genomic DNA TGATGGACGAGCCGCACCTCGCGGAGCACCGGATCTCCGTCCGCCGGATTCACGCGCTCGTGGAGGAACGCGGCCTCGATCCGCAGGCGGCCGCCGACTCCCTCGGTGTCGGCGTCGCGGAGGTGTACCGGGCACTGACGTACTACCACGACAATCCCGGGGAGATGCACGAGGTCGAGCGCCGCCGCGCGCAGCGCATCGAGGACTCGCGGGCGGCCGGCGCGGTCACCGGTCCAGAGGACATCTGAATGCCCTTCCGGCTCCTGTTCGACGAGATGACCGAGGCCAGCCTCGCGGACTACTGCGAGCGGATGGGCCACGACGTGGAGCGGGTCGTCGAGGTTCCGGAACTGGGTCCGGGGAGCGATGACTCGGAGATCGTTCCGTACGCCGAGCGCGAGAACCGTCTGCTCGTCACCTGTGACGACGACTTCCTCGGCGAACACGATGCGGTCGACCGTATCGGTGTCCTGTTCCAGCCAGA from Haloglomus litoreum includes the following:
- a CDS encoding DUF433 domain-containing protein; the protein is MAKQAGRIVSDLMDEPHLAEHRISVRRIHALVEERGLDPQAAADSLGVGVAEVYRALTYYHDNPGEMHEVERRRAQRIEDSRAAGAVTGPEDI
- a CDS encoding DUF5615 family PIN-like protein, with the translated sequence MPFRLLFDEMTEASLADYCERMGHDVERVVEVPELGPGSDDSEIVPYAERENRLLVTCDDDFLGEHDAVDRIGVLFQPDDRLPPFEAANIIDAVATHVGQKQVAQGGVAYHLTDDWL